In a genomic window of Paraburkholderia phenazinium:
- a CDS encoding FdhF/YdeP family oxidoreductase — MEKPKEKGRIEPYHHPAAGWGALKYVAINLIKEKVSGGNYRALFKQNQPDGFDCPGCAWPDRQHASTFEFCENGVKAVAAEATTKRVTPAFFAEHTVEELMQQTDYELEQHGRLTDPMVYDSLTDKYKPIAWDDAYRLIATHLNQLDNPDQAAFYTSGRASNEAAFLYQLFVRMYGTNNFPDCSNMCHEATSRGLPTTVGIGKGTVTLDDFEHADTLLIFGQNPATNHPRMLGELRECAKRGATIVSINPLRERGLERFSSPQHPLEMLTMSSTKIASTFIQPRLGGDFALIKGVAKRVVELDDESIERGEERILDVEFIKEHTLGLEAFAADLRAESWLALEEESGVSREEIENLARIYVNGKRVIVTWGMGITQHKHSVPTVHMLSNLMLMRGNIGREGAGLCPVRGHSNVQGNRTVGIEEKPSQAFLDRLGNVFGFEPPREHGLDVVETIEHMLEGHVKVFLGLGGNFAMATPDTPRTFDALRSCNLTMHITTKLNRSHLVHGRDALILPTLGRTEIDIQGGVSQGITVEDSMSMVHISYGMSIPASKNLMSETAIVANIAHATLGDDKVDWLERARNYALIRDDIEQVLDGFENYNERIKHPGGFHLRVASRERDWQTATGKANFMVHKIETDTPIRRAKALHGERVMTLMTTRSHDQYNTTIYALDDRYRGVFGQRRVVFVNPADLDMLGFKAGERVDMTTVWDDGIDRRADSFLLVEYDIPRGCIGAYYPETNPLVPLSSVGDVCNTPTSKSIPVLLHRCAPSVAAA; from the coding sequence ATGGAAAAGCCGAAAGAGAAAGGGCGAATTGAGCCCTACCACCATCCCGCCGCCGGTTGGGGTGCACTGAAGTACGTTGCCATTAATCTGATCAAGGAGAAAGTCTCCGGCGGCAACTATCGCGCCCTCTTCAAACAGAACCAACCGGACGGCTTCGATTGTCCGGGCTGCGCGTGGCCGGACCGTCAACATGCCTCGACCTTCGAGTTCTGTGAAAACGGTGTCAAGGCGGTCGCCGCCGAAGCGACGACCAAGCGCGTCACGCCTGCGTTCTTCGCGGAGCACACCGTCGAAGAATTGATGCAGCAGACCGACTATGAACTCGAGCAGCATGGCCGGCTGACGGATCCGATGGTTTACGATTCGCTGACCGACAAATATAAGCCCATCGCCTGGGACGATGCCTATCGGCTCATCGCCACGCATCTCAACCAGCTGGACAATCCGGACCAGGCCGCCTTCTATACCTCGGGCCGCGCCAGCAACGAAGCAGCGTTCCTCTATCAGTTGTTTGTACGCATGTACGGCACGAACAACTTCCCCGATTGCTCCAACATGTGTCACGAGGCAACCAGCCGCGGCCTGCCGACCACCGTCGGAATCGGTAAAGGCACCGTCACGCTGGACGATTTCGAGCACGCCGATACGCTCCTGATCTTCGGCCAGAATCCCGCGACCAACCACCCGCGGATGTTAGGGGAACTGCGCGAATGTGCGAAGCGCGGCGCGACCATCGTCTCGATCAATCCGCTCCGCGAGCGGGGACTGGAGCGCTTCTCGAGCCCGCAACACCCGCTCGAGATGCTGACGATGTCCAGCACCAAGATTGCCTCCACCTTCATCCAGCCCAGGCTCGGCGGCGATTTCGCGCTGATCAAGGGCGTCGCCAAGCGGGTCGTCGAACTGGACGACGAATCCATCGAACGTGGCGAAGAGCGCATTCTCGACGTGGAGTTCATCAAGGAACACACCCTCGGCCTCGAAGCGTTCGCCGCGGATCTGCGCGCCGAAAGCTGGCTGGCTCTCGAAGAAGAGTCGGGTGTATCACGCGAGGAGATCGAAAATCTCGCGCGTATCTATGTGAACGGCAAACGCGTCATCGTGACGTGGGGCATGGGTATTACCCAGCACAAACACTCCGTGCCGACGGTACACATGCTGTCGAATCTGATGTTGATGCGCGGCAATATTGGGCGTGAGGGCGCAGGCCTGTGTCCGGTACGTGGACACTCGAACGTGCAGGGCAACCGCACGGTCGGCATCGAGGAGAAGCCGTCACAGGCATTCCTCGATCGCCTCGGCAACGTCTTTGGCTTCGAGCCGCCGCGCGAGCATGGCCTTGATGTCGTCGAAACCATCGAACATATGCTCGAAGGCCATGTGAAGGTATTCCTGGGCCTGGGCGGCAACTTCGCCATGGCAACGCCGGACACCCCGCGAACCTTCGACGCACTTCGGTCATGCAACCTGACCATGCATATCACGACCAAGCTTAACCGCAGCCATCTGGTTCACGGTCGGGACGCCCTGATTCTGCCGACCTTGGGCCGAACGGAAATCGATATCCAGGGCGGCGTGTCGCAAGGCATCACCGTGGAAGACTCCATGAGCATGGTCCACATCTCTTACGGCATGAGTATTCCGGCTTCGAAGAACCTGATGTCCGAGACGGCCATCGTCGCCAATATTGCCCATGCGACGCTAGGCGACGACAAAGTCGATTGGCTGGAACGTGCCCGGAACTACGCACTGATTCGGGACGACATCGAACAGGTTCTCGACGGTTTCGAAAACTACAACGAGCGAATCAAGCATCCCGGCGGCTTTCATCTGCGTGTCGCCTCGCGCGAGCGCGACTGGCAGACCGCGACGGGCAAAGCGAATTTCATGGTCCACAAGATCGAAACGGACACGCCCATCCGGCGCGCCAAAGCGCTTCACGGCGAACGCGTCATGACGTTGATGACCACCCGCTCGCATGACCAGTACAACACCACGATCTACGCCCTCGACGACCGCTATCGCGGCGTTTTCGGACAGCGCCGGGTGGTGTTCGTCAATCCCGCGGACCTGGACATGCTGGGCTTCAAGGCCGGCGAGCGGGTCGACATGACGACGGTCTGGGACGACGGTATCGATCGACGCGCCGACTCGTTTCTGCTCGTCGAGTACGACATTCCGCGTGGGTGCATTGGAGCCTATTACCCGGAGACGAACCCGCTGGTTCCATTGTCAAGTGTCGGCGACGTGTGCAATACGCCGACCTCCAAGTCGATTCCGGTTTTGCTTCATCGTTGCGCGCCGTCCGTCGCGGCCGCATAA